The following proteins are encoded in a genomic region of Phragmites australis chromosome 9, lpPhrAust1.1, whole genome shotgun sequence:
- the LOC133928100 gene encoding 3-hydroxyindolin-2-one monooxygenase-like, with protein MQEREVAALVQVIRDRASSSGVAVDGSKALYGFANEVIYRTVFGRVSREEGRRSELFRELIEENTTLLGGFCVGDYFSALEWADAALSGAGVRAWRDFRRRDELLEKMLEEHERQRGDDSDAEQEDFVDVLLDMSDALAVTTPRRVPLRLVARPFGRLADYNL; from the coding sequence CGCTTCCTCCTCtggcgtggcggtggacggGAGCAAGGCGCTGTACGGCTTCGCGAACGAGGTGATCTACCGGACGGTGTTCGGGAGGGTATCACGGGAGGAGGGTAGGAGGAGCGAGCTGTTCCGGGAGCTGATCGAGGAGAACACGACGCTTCTGGGCGGGTTCTGCGTGGGGGACTACTTCTCGGCGCTGGAGTGGGCGGATGCGGCGCTGTCCGGCGCCGGCGTGAGGGCGTGGAGGGACTTCAGGCGCCGGGACGAGCTGCTGGAGAAGATGCTCGAGGAGCACGAGCGACAGCGTGGTGACGACAGCGACGCCGAGCAGGAGGACTTCGTGGACGTGCTGCTCGACATGTCGGACGCACTCGCGGTGACCACGCCGAGGCGGGTGCCCCTCCGGCTCGTCGCGAGGCCGTTCGGACGACTAGCTGACTACAATTTGTAG